A window of Pseudomonadota bacterium genomic DNA:
AATCTTTCCCGAGCTTTGCAAAAGCGGTGCATCTCCGAAAAGACTTGTTGCCGACAAAGGACTTGTCCAGATATCCGATGAAACTGCAATAACTTCCATTGTTGAAGCAGTCATTGCCCGTTCTCCAAAAGAGGTAGTTGAATTTAAGGCCGGTAAGGAAAAACTCCTGGGGTTCTTTGTGGGACAGGTGATGAAGGAGATGAAAGGAAAGGCAAATCCAAAACTCCTTAATGAATTGCTCTTGAAGAGGCTCAAGAGGTAACACATGACTGACCACATTTACTGGAAAGATGGTTCTCTTTATTTGCTTGACCAGAGAGCGCTGCCGTTCAAGAAGACGTATCTGCAATGTAAAGGCTTAAAAGATATCGTCTATGCTATTAAAAGTATGGTTGTCAGGGGGGCGCCGCTTATCGGTATTGTGGCGGCCTATGGTGTTGCGCTGGGAATCCAGGAGATTTTAGCGTCAAAAGACCGGATTAAGGATGACGACATTGATAAGATATGTGAAAAATTAGCGAAAACACGGCCCACGGCAGTAAACCTCTTCTGGGCCCTGGAACGAATGAAAAACGCCTTCAGGCAATACAGTAACAAGGCTGACATGCTCGACCTTATGACAGATGAGGCAATCGCAATCCACGTTGAGGATATCGAAAATAACAGGATGCTCTCTCTGTATGGTTCTGAATTGATTGATGATGGTGATACGATACTGACACATTGCAATGCGGGCGCACTCGCAACAGGCGGGTATGGGACAGCCCTCGGTGTAATCAGGGCAGCACATGCGAGCGGCAAAAAGATAAAGGTCATCGCCACGGAAACAAGGCCATATCTGCAGGGCGCAAGACTTACCGCATGGGAACTATATGAAGAGGGGATTGATGTTGAGCTTGTCCCTGATAACCATGTGGGATTCCTCTGTTATAATAAAGGTATAAACAAGATAATTGTAGGGGCTGACAGGATTGCCCTTAACGGAGATACGGCAAATAAAATCGGCACCTATATGATCGCACTCTGTGCCTCTCATTACAAAATCCCTTTTTTTGTGGCAGCGCCTGTTTCGACATTTGACAGGAATATCGATAATGGGGCATATATCCCTATAGAAGAAAGGGACAGTAAGGAAGTAAAATATATTCACGGCAAGCCCCTGACACTCGAAGCCATAAAGGCACGATATTACTCCTTCGATATTACTCCGGAACGGTATATTTCCAATTTCATAACCGAAAAAGGAATAATCGAAAAGCCGTTTAAGAAATATATTAAAATGCTCTTCTCTTAAATACAGTGAAAACAATTACTCTTCTCACAGACTTTGGATTAAAAGACCCTTACGTCGGGATTATGAAGGGGGTTATCCTCTCCATTAATCCCGATGTCAGGATTGTTGACATTACCCACGATGTGGAGCCCCAGGATATACGGGAAGGCGCCTTCCTCTTAAAGGAATACTATCAGTACTTTCCAAGGGACTCTATCCATGTGGCAATAGTTGACCCTACCGTGGGAAGCAGCAGGCGGGCATTAATTCTTTATAAAGATGGCCATGTATTTGTGGGACCCGACAATGGTATTTTTTCTTTGCTTATCGAAAGCGATACCGAGAGCTATGTGATAACCAACAGGGATTTCATGTTGA
This region includes:
- the mtnA gene encoding S-methyl-5-thioribose-1-phosphate isomerase, with translation MTDHIYWKDGSLYLLDQRALPFKKTYLQCKGLKDIVYAIKSMVVRGAPLIGIVAAYGVALGIQEILASKDRIKDDDIDKICEKLAKTRPTAVNLFWALERMKNAFRQYSNKADMLDLMTDEAIAIHVEDIENNRMLSLYGSELIDDGDTILTHCNAGALATGGYGTALGVIRAAHASGKKIKVIATETRPYLQGARLTAWELYEEGIDVELVPDNHVGFLCYNKGINKIIVGADRIALNGDTANKIGTYMIALCASHYKIPFFVAAPVSTFDRNIDNGAYIPIEERDSKEVKYIHGKPLTLEAIKARYYSFDITPERYISNFITEKGIIEKPFKKYIKMLFS